AATGCCACAATCTTCGTCTTCGGAGTGATGCATTGAGCTACCTCTTCTAACACTAATGTTCCGTCTGGTTGAAGGGGCATATATTTCAGCTCTGCTCCTGTGCGCTTCGCTAATTGCTGCCACGGAATCAAATTACTATGGTGTTCCATATAGGTGATGAGGATCTCATCTCCCTCACTCACATTGGCATTCCCATAGCTTTGAGCAATGAGGTTCACTGCAGCGGTGGTGCCTTTTGTAAAAATAATCTCCTTGGTGCTTTTAGCATGGATGAGTTTTCTAACCTTCTCCCGTGCTCCTTCATAGGCATCGGTAGCCATTGTTCCTAAGGTATGAACACCTCGATGGACATTGGAATTATATTCCTTATAAAAACGATCCAGTGCTTCGATAACTTGAATTGGTTTCTGAGCTGTGGCCGCACTGTCTAGGTACACTAAAGGATATCCATTTACCTTCTGTTGTAAGACAGGGAAATAGTGTCGAATTTCTGCGCCTATCATCATCCGATTTTCCTTTCCACCATAGAACTGAGGAGCTCTTGTACACCTTTCAAGGGAATATCACCAATAATGGGAGCGAGGAAACCAAGAACAATCAAACGTTCTGCCATGGTACGAGTTAGTCCCCGTGTCATGAGATAATAAAGCTGGGTTTGGTCCACCTGTCCAGCAGCTGCTGCGTGTCCTGCCATGACATCATCCTCATCGATTAAGAGGATGGGGTTGGCATCACCATGTGCTTCCTTGCTCAGCATGAGAACATCTTCTTTCTGTGTTCCATTAGACTTGGAAGCACCCTTCTCAATCTTCGTTATCCCATTGAATGCTACTGTTGCTTTTTCGAGAAGGACACCCTTCATAAGGATATCACTCTGCGTAGAGCGTCCCACATGATAAACATGGGTGGTATAATTAGCCTTTTGCTCACCAAGACCAATGGCAATGGCACGAGAATGCGCTTCAGAGCCATCACCCTTGAGATAGCTGATCTCATCTCGAACGGTGTCACCAAGGTTCATATCTCCTTCGAGCCAGTCCACCTTCCCATCTCGTTCTACGATGGCCTTGGCATAGAGATAGGAGGTAATCCCCTCGCCACCCAATTGAATATTACCTACCTGTACATGAGAGCCTGAACCCACAAAGATTTCCATTACACCATTGTAAATTCCGGTCTGAATCTCATCATTACTAACAAAACTATTGAGTAAGGTCACACGACTATAAGCTTCAGTAACCACAAGGATATGAGGGAGTAGGCCTCCTCCATTTTGTGAGAGCCATTGCACCGTTTGAATCGGTGTTTGGAGTTCCACATTCTTTGGAACATAGAGGAAAGCTCCCTCATTCCATAAAGCGCCATGAATGGCCGTTAGGCGATGATCAGAAGTCTTAATTGCTTCTGTCATAAAGTAGGGCTTAACAAGCTCCTCGTGCTCGCGGAGCGCCTGCTCCATACTGCAGAA
Above is a genomic segment from Rubeoparvulum massiliense containing:
- the sufD gene encoding Fe-S cluster assembly protein SufD, which codes for MSVKMSMQVDQEAIRHFSESRMEPSWMTELRLGALEQVDQLELPLPMKTKLDKWNHLEMIPFQRWESIKGVAELPPTVQHLLGTGDQHQPILIQRDAAVVYTSIPKELQEQGIIFCSMEQALREHEELVKPYFMTEAIKTSDHRLTAIHGALWNEGAFLYVPKNVELQTPIQTVQWLSQNGGGLLPHILVVTEAYSRVTLLNSFVSNDEIQTGIYNGVMEIFVGSGSHVQVGNIQLGGEGITSYLYAKAIVERDGKVDWLEGDMNLGDTVRDEISYLKGDGSEAHSRAIAIGLGEQKANYTTHVYHVGRSTQSDILMKGVLLEKATVAFNGITKIEKGASKSNGTQKEDVLMLSKEAHGDANPILLIDEDDVMAGHAAAAGQVDQTQLYYLMTRGLTRTMAERLIVLGFLAPIIGDIPLKGVQELLSSMVERKIG